The Pseudobacteroides sp. genome includes a region encoding these proteins:
- a CDS encoding glycoside hydrolase family 44 protein, which produces MKKKALSIILASTLIAGTVSIPSVSVNAANLNINVSIDTALDKTPISQYIYGGNWDFNDATITAKRLGGNRMTGYNWENNFSSAGSDWQHSSDTFLLSNENVPKEQWTQPASVITTFHDRNQTKNIPYSLVTLQAAGYVSADSNGTVSEAEAAPSERWKEVKFSKGSALSLTPDTKDNNVYMDELVNFLTNKYGSAATSTGIRAYAIDNEPALWPHTHARIHSNQPTCSEILNKNVELSKVVKKLDPASEVYGPVLYGFAAYNDFQTAPDWASVKGNYRWFLDYYLDNMKKSSDSEGKRLLDVLDLHWYPEAQGGGTRITTSDTANIDCNKARLQAPRTLWDSTYKEDSWIAQWFSQFLPLLPNIKGSIDKYYPGTKLAFTEYSYGADNHITGGIAQADVLGIFGKYGVYAANIWGGGSYTASAFNLYRNFDGKGSKYGDTNVKCDTSDIANSSIYASITSSSDNKLHIMVMNKSYDSPANFNFTINSKSSYKTGSVWGFDSSSSTITQRAGITSISGNKFTYTLPALSAYHIVLEGSPTAPTVSMSGYISPDVLSSNTSIKAGFKVEIPGTTFGTATDNNGYFKIDNVPVKTSTYSIQISKSGFLARTITNISGSTSSQISTTEAPLEIWTGDIPINGKADGAINMSDIVELAKCFNSTKGTAVFNSNCDFNLDDAINMSDVVSIAKHFNATSSSYDGV; this is translated from the coding sequence ATGAAGAAAAAGGCCTTAAGTATAATACTTGCATCTACACTAATAGCAGGCACTGTATCCATACCTTCCGTTTCAGTGAATGCTGCAAACCTCAATATTAATGTGAGCATAGACACAGCATTAGACAAAACTCCCATAAGCCAATATATTTACGGCGGAAACTGGGACTTCAACGATGCGACTATAACAGCCAAAAGACTTGGAGGAAATAGGATGACAGGCTACAACTGGGAAAACAACTTTTCCAGTGCCGGAAGCGATTGGCAGCATTCAAGTGATACATTTCTATTAAGTAACGAAAATGTACCCAAGGAGCAATGGACCCAGCCAGCATCTGTCATAACTACATTCCATGACCGGAATCAGACAAAAAATATTCCGTACTCACTTGTTACTCTACAAGCTGCAGGGTATGTATCAGCTGATTCAAACGGAACAGTTTCTGAAGCTGAGGCAGCTCCATCAGAACGCTGGAAGGAAGTAAAATTTAGCAAAGGCTCCGCCCTCTCCCTCACTCCTGATACAAAAGACAATAACGTATATATGGACGAGCTTGTCAATTTCCTTACTAATAAATATGGGAGTGCGGCAACCTCAACAGGTATTAGAGCATACGCAATAGACAACGAGCCTGCGTTATGGCCTCATACCCATGCAAGGATCCACTCAAACCAGCCAACCTGTTCGGAAATCCTAAATAAAAACGTTGAGCTTTCCAAGGTAGTAAAAAAGCTGGACCCGGCCAGTGAAGTTTATGGACCTGTCCTTTATGGCTTTGCAGCCTATAATGATTTTCAGACAGCACCCGATTGGGCTTCAGTTAAAGGCAACTACAGATGGTTTTTGGACTATTACCTTGATAATATGAAAAAAAGTTCCGATTCAGAAGGCAAAAGATTATTGGACGTTCTTGATCTACACTGGTATCCTGAAGCTCAGGGCGGCGGAACAAGAATAACAACCAGCGATACAGCCAATATTGATTGCAATAAGGCCCGTCTTCAGGCACCTCGCACACTTTGGGACAGTACATATAAGGAAGACAGCTGGATCGCTCAGTGGTTCAGTCAGTTCCTGCCGCTCCTCCCAAATATAAAAGGCTCAATAGACAAGTACTACCCTGGCACCAAGCTTGCATTTACTGAGTATTCCTATGGTGCAGATAATCATATAACAGGTGGAATTGCACAAGCTGATGTATTGGGCATTTTCGGAAAATACGGCGTGTATGCTGCAAACATTTGGGGCGGCGGATCATATACCGCTTCTGCTTTTAATCTCTACCGCAACTTTGACGGTAAAGGCTCCAAATATGGCGATACAAACGTTAAGTGCGATACATCGGATATTGCCAACAGCTCTATTTATGCATCCATAACAAGCAGCAGTGACAACAAGCTTCACATTATGGTGATGAACAAGAGCTATGACAGCCCTGCAAATTTTAACTTTACCATAAATAGCAAATCAAGTTACAAAACTGGAAGTGTATGGGGCTTTGACTCCAGCAGTTCAACCATCACACAGCGTGCGGGTATCACATCAATCTCAGGCAACAAATTTACCTATACCCTTCCTGCCCTGTCAGCTTACCATATTGTTCTTGAAGGTTCACCCACGGCTCCTACCGTATCCATGTCCGGATATATAAGCCCTGACGTTTTATCTTCAAATACTTCAATAAAAGCAGGGTTCAAGGTGGAAATCCCCGGCACAACCTTTGGCACTGCCACCGATAATAATGGTTATTTTAAAATTGATAATGTACCTGTAAAAACATCAACTTATAGCATTCAGATATCAAAGTCAGGCTTCTTGGCTAGAACAATAACCAATATTTCCGGCAGTACAAGCAGTCAGATTAGTACAACGGAAGCTCCTCTGGAAATATGGACCGGTGATATCCCTATAAACGGTAAGGCAGACGGTGCAATAAATATGTCCGACATTGTAGAGCTTGCCAAGTGTTTCAACTCCACAAAAGGAACCGCTGTATTTAATTCAAATTGTGATTTCAACCTTGATGATGCCATTAACATGTCTGACGTCGTAAGTATAGCAAAGCATTTTAACGCTACATCTTCAAGTTACGACGGAGTTTAA